In the Campylobacter sputorum subsp. sputorum genome, CCATCATCAAAACTATTTTTTTATCAGTTTTAAAATCATACTTAGTTACTAAATTTGGATTAAATTCATTTGCATTCACACCAACGCTTTTTATTCTTTTTACTTTATCTTTTTTTATTATATTGTGTTTTATCATATAATCAGGGTCGCTATCATTTACAAAAATAGTTCCGTTACTTAGAGCAAATGATTTTTTATACAGCATTTCTATGGTAAATCTTACAATTTTTGACTTAATATCATTATCTATATAAAAGCTTCCAAGACCTTCTACTAAATTTAAAACAACTTTTATACCAGCTTTTTTTGCTGCAAAAGTTCCAAAAACATTGCTTTTATGTGCCGCAGTTTGAAGCATATCTAAATTTAGAGTTGATAAAATAGAAGCTAAATTTTGTGTGTCTTTTTTAACTTTTAGTGGATTTAAACTAGCTTTGTCTATCTCATATATAATTGTTTTAAATTCTTCTTGTATAGGCTTTGTATAAGCTCCGTATGGCTCGATGGCTATAACTTCGTGTCCAAGCCTTTTTAATTCACGCATAATTGGAGCTCTAAAATAATAAATACTCATATCAGAATGAGATAAAAAACCGATTTTAGCCATACTTAACAACCTTTAAATTTAAAAGTAATTTTATCATTTTTTGAGTTTATAAATTTTAGTTGATCCGTTTAAAATCACTGGTTCAAATAAATTTTTATCATAATTTTCTAATACAAAAAGTTGAATATACGCACTATCATACAAAGTTTTATCTAAAACCAAAATTCTCAAATAATCTTTCATAAAAATCACATAAAAATTGCTATTTGGATCTATGTTAAAATAATTTACATTTAATTTTTCGTTTTGATCATAACTTGTTTCAACATATGTATTTACACTATAAGAGTTGCCATTTATCGATAATTTAGTGCCATCATTACTTAATATGACATTGTTATTTAACATTATTTGATTATCATTTGTAGCTGAAAATCTCTCACTAACCATAAAAAACGGCTGGGCAAATTCTTGCCCTGTTGTCAAATCAAGTCTAGAAAAATCTAGCACTATCGGATATATGTATATCATTCTATCTGGTAAATAGTAATAAATATCTCTTGTTTGCTTTGGCAGAGTTAAATTTTCATCTTTTAATGATAATAAAAACTCATTAACATTTGTAGCATTATAATCTTTCATCATCTTTTTTAAATTTAATCCAAATTTTTCTTCATAATTTTTTTCTGTATATTCAACTTCTAATCTTGCCATATTTGCAGAGCTATTTTGATCGCTTCCAAGTGCAAAGCTAACGGCGAAGTTATCACTTCCAAGATGTTTTCCTCCATCTATGAGAGTTTTTACATCTGAATAATATCTGATCGGATAACCATAATCCCACCAAGAAAGCACATAATCTTCTCTTTTTGCAATATTTTTTAAATTATCCAAACTTTCAACTTCGCTATGTGTAAAAACAGGAAATACTTTATAATCATAAATATGTTTTAAAGATGGATATAATGCACTAAATGTTACAACAAATAAAAACACATAACCTAAAAAACGATCTTTTATATCTATTTTTGCAAAACAATACATAACAAAATAGCCAAAACCAAGAGCCATTACTGGAACTGAGTATATTGTAAATCTTAAACCACTTTTAAATGACATAAGACCCAAAAACAGAATCGGTAAAGTTAGTAGTAAAATTTTATTGTTTTTTATAAATAAAATATATCCTATAATAGATACCAAAAATACTATTAAATGCCCGCTAATCCTAGTTACAACTGTGTTAAAATCTATCGCAGAACTTTCTCTTATTGTTTGATTTACATTGAAAAATTTAAAAACAGCATCACCGCTATCTGCAATGTCTCTAAATATATAAAATTTAATGTTAAAAAGTATAGGGTTTAGCCCGCCAAGCCATATAAAGCATATTAACGAAGCCATAATTAATGCAAATATTACTTTTTTATCAAAAAATCTTTGGTAAAAATAGATTAAAGCATACAAAACAATAACTATAATAAATTTAATTTGTATAGAAAAGCTTGTGATTGCTAAAATCATAAAAACCATAGCTTCATAGTTTAGTTTTTCGTATCTTTCAAAAACAATGGTATATAAAAAAAACATTCCAATCATGGCAAGTAATAGTGAGTAAGAAGATGGATACCACCATCCATATATCGCCATAAAAACCGGAATAAATATTAAATTTACTCTCTCTTTTCTTTGAACAAGTCTTGTTATGCTCCAAAAAACCATCATAGGAAGAGTGATATTTAGCATATCCGTATCGTAATATCCACTCATTGTTCTATTATAATAACTATTTGCAATAATAGCTAGAAGTGCAGCTATAAAACCCGCTTTTGAAGCGTTTAGTTCTTTACCTATAAGTATCAAAGGCACAGCTAAGAGTGGAGATAAAAATGTACTCATATACAAAAGTATAGTTTCTAATGAAAATGGCAAAATGTTATATAACCACATGCTAAGCGTCGAAAGAGATGAGCCATAGTAAGAAAGATCGTTTGGTTGATGAAAACCAGCTATCATATCTCTTGTGCCCTCAGCAAATGCATATCCGTCATTTGTGCTTATCATAAGCTGATCATTCCATATAAAATGCGGATAAGCACTAGCCCAAACTACCCAGTAAAATCTGCAAAATATCCCAAAACAAACAGCTAAAACAATCATTAAAATAGTATGTTTAGAAAGTCTAGGTAATTTATTTAGAAATTTAGCGAAATTAAAATTTGACATACAAAACCTTGTTTTTACAAAAATTTATCCCAAAGAAAACTACAATTTTATCTTATTTTATATAATAGATATATAAATAACATTTATTTAAGCCATATTTTTATGAGTTTCTTCTATTTTTTGGATTAACTCATTTGTGATTTTAACTTTATCAAAAAACATAGCCCTTGTTTTAGCTTTTTGCTCATAAGTTTTAACAAAACTCTCATCATCTATTGCTTTTTGCATAGCATTTTGTGTAGAAAGCTCATCATTAACAGGAACCAACACACCCCATTCGTCATCGCCTAAAAGCTCCCTTGCACCACTTTTATGATCGCTTGATATGATAAATTTTCCGCACGCAAGTGCTTCTATCAAAGCATTTGAAAAGCCCTCAAAAAGACTAACAAATACAAAAGCATAACATTTGCTCATATATTTATAAGGATTTTTTTCAAAGCCCATTAAATGCACCCTATTTTCTAAATTTAACTCTTTTATAAGGTTTTGAAGTTCGTTTTTTAATACACCCTCTCCTAATATAACCAAATCAAATTTATCATTTTTAAGTTTAGAAAAAGCTCTTATTAAAAGAGAATGATTTTTACCACTATCAAGCCTACCAACGCTTAAAAAAAATGGTTTATTGAGATTTTTATCTATTTCTTCATTTGAAAGTTTGGTTATGGTTTGCATATCAATAGCATTATATAAAACCCACATTTTGTCTTTTTTTATACCAAAATTTTGCTCTAAATCAATCAAATTTCCAAGTGAATTTGGCATTATTAAATCAGCTTTTGGATACAAAAATTTAAGCAAAGTTTTACTTATAAATGATTTTAAATTTTTTTCTTTATAAAGCACTGATGGTGTTGAGCATTCGTTAAATATCATAGCTCCTTTTAATCCAAAAATTCTAGCAAAACCAGCAATGTAACAAGGGCGATTCATCCATACAAAATGTATGTCAATTCCAAGTTTATTACAAAGTTTTTTATATTTTAAGCCCAAAAATGGAAGTTTTAATAATTTTTTTATGCCATTTTCAAATGGTGCGGATTTTTCTATAAAATGAGTATTTACTTCATTTGGTATATCATAATACAACCTATCATTCATAATAATTAAATGAACTTCGTATTTTTTTATAAGCTCACCTAGCAAATTACTTACAACTCTCTCAGCCCCACCACCAGCCATAGAATAGATAAAAACAGCTATTTTTTTCATTTTTTCTCCACCAAATTTTCTATAAGGTTTTCCCATTTTTTTGTTATATTTTCAGTTTTAAAATTTTCTAAAGTAGCTTTTGTATTTTTAATTATTAATTTGCCTAAATCCTCTTTTAGTATAGCCATTTCAAGTTTTTTAGCAAGTTCATCGCTATTTCCTATATCAAATAAAAATCCAGTTTTGCCATCTTCTATAAGCTCAACTCCCCCAGCTGTTTTGCTAGAAATCCTAACACATTCATAAAATGCACTTTCTATTAGCACATTTGAAAGTCCTTCACTATATGAAGCAAGCACAAAAATTTTAGCTTTTTTATAAATTTCTTTTATATCTGTTATATGACCTAAAAATTCGATATTTAAGCTTAGTTTTTTAGCTTTTTTTTCTAAAACATCTCTTAAAGAGCCATCTCCTGCTATTAAAATGCGGTAATCTTTGAGTAAGCTTTTATCTGTTTTTGAAAGAGCGTCAAAAAAAACATCGTAACCTTTTACTTTTTCAAGTCTTGCTACGCTTAAAATTATATTTTCTTTTTCTGATATTTCTGGAAAATCTGCGAAAAATGGATTATACATTATGACGCAATTTTTTACAAATTTTGAGTAGTAATTTAAATCACTTTTTGTAAGCAGTGTTAATGCATCAACTCGCCTGTAAGCTACATTTCTTATAAAAGTAAAAATTTTGCTTTGTAAAAATTCATGAGAATTATGCTCTGTTGCTATGAGTTTATAGTTTAGCCCAAAATTTGCTATAGCGCAAGCTACGTTTGTCCAGTCTATAAAGCTTATTATGACATCTGGATTTTCATTTTTAAAACATTTTCTTAATTTTATATATTTATCAAATTTACTACTATTTTCATAAACATTTAAATTTATAAATTTTACAGACTTATCAAATTTATAAAGTCCATCATCTTTTTCTAAAATAGCTATGCAAACTTCACTATTTTTTATGAAATAATTTGCTAAAACTTGAAGCACCCGCTCTGCTCCACCATTTCTAAGAGCTGCTATGACAAATAAAATTTTCATCTCAAGCCTTTGTAAATTTTAAAAACTACCTTTAATAAAAGCGGATGAATGGCTAAAAGTATAATCAAAATCTTTTTTTTAAAATATTTTGTTTTTACCATAAAAACACTAAATAGTTTTTTTTTGATAAGATTAGAAAATTCATAAATTTTAGGATAAAACTCGCTTGATTTGCTTCTTAAGATACCAATACTTGTATCAAACATAGACGAACAAAGTGCGTAATTAGCTTCGTTTGTAAGCTCTTTATAATTTTGCTTAATCAAATTTGTAAATCTTTGCACACTATCAACAGCTATTAAGTTTTTTTGACTAAATGAATGCACGGTTGAGCCTTCTCTAATGCGGTAAAAGTAGTATTTTGTATCGCTATAAGCTATGTTTTGAGCTTTATGTATAACATCAAAAGATATGAAAATATCTTCGTAAATTCTACCCTCAGGAAAACGCAAATCATCAAAAATTTCTCTTTTATATAAAAAAATACATGGCGAAAAAGAAAGATGAGCCGTGCAAATTGCCTTTAAAAGCTCTTTTGAACTTAAAATCTTTTCAGAGCTATTTGTTTGTGCTATATCGGTATTTAGTCGATTTTGACTAAATGCTTGAAAGCTTATCATACTCATTTTTGTTTGAAATTTACTTGCCATATCATAAAGTTTTTGTATGAAATTTTCTCCCAACACATCATCGCTATCAACAAAACTTATAAAATCCCCTTTTGATTTATCAAGACCTAAATTTCTAGCACTACTTTGACCACCATTTTGCTTGTGAAAAACTTTTATGCGACTATCATTTTTTGCAAACTCATCGCAAATTTCGCCACTTTTATCGCTTGAACCATCATCTATAAGTAAAATTTCCAAATTTTTATAAGTTTGGTTTATGATGGAATTTAAGCACTCTTTTAGATAATCTTCAACATTATAAACAGGAACTATAATGCTTATTAGGCTTTTATCAAATTTATCCATTTTTTTCCTATATTTTCTACTAAAAAATCATCTCTTCTAAGATTTGCATTTTGCACAAATTTATCTCTTAAATCTTCATCTTTCATCAAATTTTCTAATCTATTTGCTATCATATTTTCATCATCAACTTCGCATAAATAACCATCAAAATTATCTTTTATAAGCTCACTTGGTCCTGCTATACAATCAGTAGAAATTCTTGCACAATCAAAAAATATACTTTCCATAAGTATATTGCAAAACCCCTCGGCTCTACTAGTTACAACAACTATCTTTGATTTTTCATAGTAAGTTTGTATATCTTTTACAAATCCCAAAAATTCAACTTTTAAATTTAGCTCTTTTGCTAAATTTTCTAATTCATCTCTTAAAACTCCATCTCCTGCTATTATAATTTTCCAGTTTTTAAGCAAATTTTTATCAATCAAACTAAGCGATTTTAAAAAAACATCAACACCTTTAAAAATTTCTAATCTACCAGCAGCTAAAATGATATTTTCTTTTTTTAAATCTCTTTTTTGAAACTCAAACATAGGATTTTGTATAATCTCAACATTTTTTACAAATTTTTTATAATAAAGCAAATCATAACTCGTTAAAACAGACAATGCCTCTGATTTTGGATATGTTAGTCGCTTTAAAATTTTCCAAATTTTTGATTTTAAAAAGCTATGATTTGTGTGTTCGCTTATAAAAATTCTTTGATCTTTATTTGCTAAAAGTGTCAAAATATTCATATAATCCAAAAAACTAATCACAGCATCAAATTTATTTTCTTTTAAAAATTTCCTTAAAACGATGAATTTCTCAAATCTTTTTGTTAAATTTTTAAAAAAACCTAAATTCTCAACACTCAAATTTGCACTCACAACCTTAACATCTGGCAAAATATCATAAAATGGTGGCATAGAGTCAAATTTAAAAATGGTAATATCAAATTCTTTACTCAAATGATTTGCTAAGACACTCATTACTCTCTCAGCTCCACCTTTTGAAAGCGTAGAGATTATAAAACAAATTTTCACTATTTTCCCTTTGTGATTTTTTTATAATCACTAAATAGCGATATAATGCGAGTTTTGAGTATGTATTTTAAAATTTCATATCTCTTAGCAAGGCTTATTTTAATTTTAGCAAAATCTCTCTCGCTTTGTATATTGCTACTACTTAAATCTTTTGGATGTGAAAAAATATCACAAAAACAGAGCTTAATGTCTGCTAAAAGCCTAGTCCAATCATC is a window encoding:
- the pglA gene encoding N,N'-diacetylbacillosaminyl-diphospho-undecaprenol alpha-1,3-N-acetylgalactosaminyltransferase codes for the protein MAKIGFLSHSDMSIYYFRAPIMRELKRLGHEVIAIEPYGAYTKPIQEEFKTIIYEIDKASLNPLKVKKDTQNLASILSTLNLDMLQTAAHKSNVFGTFAAKKAGIKVVLNLVEGLGSFYIDNDIKSKIVRFTIEMLYKKSFALSNGTIFVNDSDPDYMIKHNIIKKDKVKRIKSVGVNANEFNPNLVTKYDFKTDKKIVLMMGRALWHKGIREFYEAAKILKDRSDTKFVFVGDGYEGNKSSADKSFLNNQNVLWIKWSDRVKELLKGTYIYVLPSYKEGFPRTVLEAMSMSLPCVVSNVSGCNEAIKDGYNGLICNVKDSKDLANKIETLLDNENLAKQMGQNGRNLVLEKYDQNIITKQYIEYYRNFLDV
- a CDS encoding STT3 domain-containing protein, with the protein product MIVLAVCFGIFCRFYWVVWASAYPHFIWNDQLMISTNDGYAFAEGTRDMIAGFHQPNDLSYYGSSLSTLSMWLYNILPFSLETILLYMSTFLSPLLAVPLILIGKELNASKAGFIAALLAIIANSYYNRTMSGYYDTDMLNITLPMMVFWSITRLVQRKERVNLIFIPVFMAIYGWWYPSSYSLLLAMIGMFFLYTIVFERYEKLNYEAMVFMILAITSFSIQIKFIIVIVLYALIYFYQRFFDKKVIFALIMASLICFIWLGGLNPILFNIKFYIFRDIADSGDAVFKFFNVNQTIRESSAIDFNTVVTRISGHLIVFLVSIIGYILFIKNNKILLLTLPILFLGLMSFKSGLRFTIYSVPVMALGFGYFVMYCFAKIDIKDRFLGYVFLFVVTFSALYPSLKHIYDYKVFPVFTHSEVESLDNLKNIAKREDYVLSWWDYGYPIRYYSDVKTLIDGGKHLGSDNFAVSFALGSDQNSSANMARLEVEYTEKNYEEKFGLNLKKMMKDYNATNVNEFLLSLKDENLTLPKQTRDIYYYLPDRMIYIYPIVLDFSRLDLTTGQEFAQPFFMVSERFSATNDNQIMLNNNVILSNDGTKLSINGNSYSVNTYVETSYDQNEKLNVNYFNIDPNSNFYVIFMKDYLRILVLDKTLYDSAYIQLFVLENYDKNLFEPVILNGSTKIYKLKK
- a CDS encoding glycosyltransferase family 4 protein — translated: MKICFIISTLSKGGAERVMSVLANHLSKEFDITIFKFDSMPPFYDILPDVKVVSANLSVENLGFFKNLTKRFEKFIVLRKFLKENKFDAVISFLDYMNILTLLANKDQRIFISEHTNHSFLKSKIWKILKRLTYPKSEALSVLTSYDLLYYKKFVKNVEIIQNPMFEFQKRDLKKENIILAAGRLEIFKGVDVFLKSLSLIDKNLLKNWKIIIAGDGVLRDELENLAKELNLKVEFLGFVKDIQTYYEKSKIVVVTSRAEGFCNILMESIFFDCARISTDCIAGPSELIKDNFDGYLCEVDDENMIANRLENLMKDEDLRDKFVQNANLRRDDFLVENIGKKWINLIKA
- a CDS encoding glycosyltransferase family 2 protein; this encodes MDKFDKSLISIIVPVYNVEDYLKECLNSIINQTYKNLEILLIDDGSSDKSGEICDEFAKNDSRIKVFHKQNGGQSSARNLGLDKSKGDFISFVDSDDVLGENFIQKLYDMASKFQTKMSMISFQAFSQNRLNTDIAQTNSSEKILSSKELLKAICTAHLSFSPCIFLYKREIFDDLRFPEGRIYEDIFISFDVIHKAQNIAYSDTKYYFYRIREGSTVHSFSQKNLIAVDSVQRFTNLIKQNYKELTNEANYALCSSMFDTSIGILRSKSSEFYPKIYEFSNLIKKKLFSVFMVKTKYFKKKILIILLAIHPLLLKVVFKIYKGLR
- the pglJ gene encoding N-acetylgalactosamine-N,N'-diacetylbacillosaminyl-diphospho-undecaprenol 4-alpha-N-acetylgalactosaminyltransferase, which encodes MKKIAVFIYSMAGGGAERVVSNLLGELIKKYEVHLIIMNDRLYYDIPNEVNTHFIEKSAPFENGIKKLLKLPFLGLKYKKLCNKLGIDIHFVWMNRPCYIAGFARIFGLKGAMIFNECSTPSVLYKEKNLKSFISKTLLKFLYPKADLIMPNSLGNLIDLEQNFGIKKDKMWVLYNAIDMQTITKLSNEEIDKNLNKPFFLSVGRLDSGKNHSLLIRAFSKLKNDKFDLVILGEGVLKNELQNLIKELNLENRVHLMGFEKNPYKYMSKCYAFVFVSLFEGFSNALIEALACGKFIISSDHKSGARELLGDDEWGVLVPVNDELSTQNAMQKAIDDESFVKTYEQKAKTRAMFFDKVKITNELIQKIEETHKNMA
- a CDS encoding glycosyltransferase; its protein translation is MKILFVIAALRNGGAERVLQVLANYFIKNSEVCIAILEKDDGLYKFDKSVKFINLNVYENSSKFDKYIKLRKCFKNENPDVIISFIDWTNVACAIANFGLNYKLIATEHNSHEFLQSKIFTFIRNVAYRRVDALTLLTKSDLNYYSKFVKNCVIMYNPFFADFPEISEKENIILSVARLEKVKGYDVFFDALSKTDKSLLKDYRILIAGDGSLRDVLEKKAKKLSLNIEFLGHITDIKEIYKKAKIFVLASYSEGLSNVLIESAFYECVRISSKTAGGVELIEDGKTGFLFDIGNSDELAKKLEMAILKEDLGKLIIKNTKATLENFKTENITKKWENLIENLVEKK